A single window of Alphaproteobacteria bacterium DNA harbors:
- a CDS encoding MFS transporter, with protein sequence MTEIVPAAVSHVRLRIALYYSCMFGMVGIYQPFFPVWLADRGLTAAEIGLLLSAGSFVRASVNPMVARYADTRPERKALVCWLTFGGIVTASLMLPAYGFWPVLVFALLHMAVQAPVNPLGENLILLNLRARGLDYGRLRAWGSAAFIATSMGFGTFLEGRSPDWMMYLFILALALIWLAALNLPAITAPVTHRTRPAIRRLLANRLFLMVLACAAMNMASHAVLTGFATLHWKSAGHSEGLIGSLWAVGVIAEIALFAWAKPLIARIGIPGMLILGAVCGMVRWTGTGASSDLWLLGPMQVLHGFTFGATHLGGMTFIQRHIAPAMSASAQALYSSLGMGMAMGLTMMTSGWLYAQLGGHAFWVMAGLSSGSLVMALLIRRGWRDDMEIG encoded by the coding sequence ATGACCGAGATCGTCCCCGCCGCCGTTTCGCATGTGCGCCTGCGCATCGCCCTCTATTACAGCTGCATGTTCGGCATGGTCGGCATTTACCAGCCCTTTTTCCCGGTCTGGCTCGCCGACCGCGGCCTGACGGCGGCGGAGATCGGCCTGTTGCTGTCGGCCGGCAGTTTCGTGCGCGCCAGCGTGAATCCGATGGTGGCCCGCTATGCCGACACCCGCCCGGAGCGCAAGGCGCTGGTCTGCTGGCTGACCTTCGGCGGCATCGTGACGGCGTCCCTGATGTTGCCGGCCTACGGATTCTGGCCGGTGCTGGTGTTCGCGCTGCTGCACATGGCGGTGCAGGCGCCGGTCAACCCGCTGGGCGAGAACCTCATCCTGCTGAACCTGCGGGCGCGGGGGCTCGATTACGGTCGCCTGCGCGCCTGGGGCTCGGCCGCGTTCATCGCGACGTCGATGGGGTTCGGGACCTTCCTGGAAGGCCGCTCGCCCGATTGGATGATGTATCTGTTCATCCTCGCCCTGGCGTTGATCTGGCTGGCGGCGCTGAACCTGCCGGCGATCACGGCACCGGTGACCCATCGCACGCGGCCGGCCATCCGCCGGCTGCTCGCCAACCGGCTGTTCCTGATGGTCCTGGCCTGCGCGGCCATGAACATGGCGAGCCATGCCGTGCTGACCGGCTTCGCCACCCTGCACTGGAAGTCCGCGGGCCATTCCGAAGGGTTGATCGGCAGCCTTTGGGCGGTGGGCGTGATCGCGGAGATTGCCCTGTTCGCCTGGGCCAAGCCCTTGATCGCGCGCATCGGCATTCCCGGCATGCTGATCCTGGGCGCGGTCTGCGGCATGGTCCGCTGGACCGGCACCGGCGCCAGTTCGGATCTGTGGTTGCTGGGGCCGATGCAGGTCTTGCACGGTTTCACCTTCGGTGCGACCCATCTGGGCGGCATGACCTTCATCCAGCGCCATATCGCGCCGGCCATGTCGGCCAGTGCGCAGGCGCTGTATTCGTCGCTCGGCATGGGCATGGCGATGGGCCTGACCATGATGACGAGCGGCTGGCTCTACGCGCAGTTGGGCGGGCATGCCTTCTGGGTCATGGCCGGCCTTTCGAGCGGCAGCCTGGTCATGGCGCTGCTGATCCGCCGCGGCTGGCGGGACGATATGGAGATCGGTTAG
- a CDS encoding polysaccharide deacetylase family protein has protein sequence MRQQLLQRRGNSAPRWWQQALRRFDDMVIAASTRICGPGSSLVIMMSHGIYRDEDEAFSGSVDPYQPLTTANLAIVIECFLAGGYRFITPADLDRPFEANARCVLLTFDDGYANNLRALPILQRYGVPATFFIAAGHVASGEAFWWDVLYRERLKRNNSLSEIVAERQKLKSLDNKGIKAHLRTTFGDGVFQPVSEIDRPLTVAELQRLAADPLVTLGNHTVDHELLTRIPLDEARAQIRDCQTLLEEWTGVTPPIIAYPNGVYNEAVVAEAEKAGLRAGLISVWGRTRLPLDSTNRMRLPRYATSGGRNTERDCRVIMAPFSLSAVKQSIRSRRQQRALP, from the coding sequence GTGAGACAGCAACTCTTGCAACGCCGGGGCAATTCGGCACCGCGATGGTGGCAGCAGGCGCTGCGCCGTTTCGACGATATGGTCATCGCCGCATCGACCCGGATCTGCGGGCCGGGCAGTTCGCTGGTGATCATGATGTCCCACGGCATCTATCGGGATGAAGACGAGGCGTTTTCCGGCTCGGTCGATCCCTACCAGCCCCTGACCACCGCCAATCTTGCCATCGTGATCGAATGCTTTCTGGCGGGCGGCTATCGCTTCATCACGCCGGCGGATCTCGACCGCCCGTTCGAGGCGAATGCGCGGTGCGTGCTGCTCACGTTCGATGATGGCTATGCGAACAATCTGCGCGCGCTTCCGATCCTGCAACGCTATGGGGTGCCGGCCACATTCTTCATCGCGGCAGGCCATGTCGCGTCGGGCGAGGCCTTCTGGTGGGATGTCCTCTATCGCGAACGCCTGAAGCGCAACAACAGTCTGAGCGAGATCGTCGCCGAGCGGCAGAAGCTGAAATCGCTCGATAACAAGGGGATCAAGGCGCATTTGCGCACGACGTTCGGCGACGGCGTGTTCCAACCGGTCAGCGAGATCGACCGGCCGTTGACCGTCGCGGAATTGCAACGCCTCGCGGCCGATCCGCTGGTGACCCTCGGCAACCACACCGTCGATCACGAATTGCTGACGCGCATCCCCCTGGACGAGGCCCGCGCCCAGATCCGCGACTGCCAAACCCTGCTGGAGGAATGGACCGGGGTGACGCCGCCGATCATCGCCTACCCGAACGGCGTCTACAACGAGGCCGTCGTGGCGGAGGCAGAGAAGGCGGGGCTGCGGGCGGGCCTGATCTCGGTCTGGGGCCGGACCCGGCTCCCCCTGGACAGCACCAATCGGATGCGCCTGCCGCGCTACGCCACGTCCGGGGGCCGGAACACGGAGCGGGATTGCCGGGTGATCATGGCGCCCTTCAGCCTGAGCGCAGTGAAACAGTCGATCCGCTCGCGCCGCCAGCAAAGAGCCCTGCCCTAA
- a CDS encoding MaoC family dehydratase, translating into MPPRRHIPQRYFEDFKVGEKFYAPSRTHTESLFYAFQLASGDNAPIHYDIEYCRQKGYPNLLAHGFQTLIQTCPGASDLAEQMEDALLGFIEQSSRFLKPVFAGDTLYPELEITALTPQRTTGVMTLANRVFNQRDELCLEGELKFLLRLREAS; encoded by the coding sequence ATGCCGCCCCGCCGCCACATTCCCCAGCGCTATTTCGAGGATTTTAAGGTTGGTGAGAAATTTTATGCGCCTTCGCGCACGCACACGGAGTCTCTGTTCTACGCCTTCCAGCTGGCCAGCGGCGACAATGCGCCGATCCACTACGACATCGAATATTGCCGCCAGAAGGGCTATCCGAACCTGCTGGCGCATGGCTTTCAGACCCTGATCCAGACCTGCCCGGGCGCCAGCGATCTGGCCGAACAGATGGAAGACGCCCTGCTGGGATTCATCGAACAATCGAGCCGCTTTCTGAAGCCGGTCTTTGCCGGCGACACGCTGTATCCGGAGTTGGAAATCACAGCCTTAACGCCGCAGCGGACCACCGGGGTAATGACACTGGCCAACCGGGTGTTTAATCAGCGGGACGAACTGTGCTTAGAAGGCGAACTCAAATTCTTGCTTAGGTTGCGTGAGGCATCTTAA
- a CDS encoding MaoC family dehydratase N-terminal domain-containing protein has protein sequence MADEIKFPVEATHIMMFARSVGDPNPIYYDEEYAKKSEAGHILVPPTFPRAVAQFDPDYHLRPKPGQKWFGSGKNGTGLTEPAKSTGGLHAEQHFEYHRQPKPGDVYTVTTKPGKTWEKQSARAGKLIFTETVQEYRDQNGELVVTSRGVGVKTERPVDQK, from the coding sequence GTGGCTGACGAGATCAAATTTCCGGTCGAAGCGACCCATATCATGATGTTCGCCCGGTCGGTTGGCGACCCCAATCCGATCTATTATGACGAGGAATACGCCAAGAAGTCCGAGGCCGGCCATATCCTCGTGCCGCCGACCTTCCCGCGCGCGGTCGCCCAGTTCGATCCGGACTATCACCTGCGGCCGAAGCCGGGCCAGAAATGGTTCGGCTCCGGCAAGAACGGCACCGGCCTGACCGAGCCGGCGAAGTCCACCGGCGGTCTGCATGCCGAGCAGCACTTCGAATACCATCGCCAGCCGAAGCCGGGCGATGTCTACACCGTGACCACCAAGCCCGGCAAAACCTGGGAAAAACAAAGCGCTCGGGCCGGCAAGCTGATCTTCACCGAGACCGTCCAGGAATATCGCGACCAGAACGGCGAACTCGTCGTCACCTCGCGCGGCGTCGGCGTGAAGACCGAACGCCCGGTCGACCAGAAATAA
- a CDS encoding MaoC family dehydratase N-terminal domain-containing protein, which yields MALSASKLKVGDTHEEVVVDDLTRTQLVMYAGTSGDYNPLHTDDKYTKEVAGYPGVFAHGMLSMGLTGKMVTNYVGDGRLKKYGVRFTNQVWPGDSLTAKATVAEIREENGEKLVDLTLETVNQDGKTVITGTATARIDP from the coding sequence ATGGCTCTCTCTGCAAGCAAGCTGAAAGTCGGCGACACCCACGAGGAAGTGGTGGTCGACGATCTGACCCGCACCCAGCTGGTCATGTATGCCGGCACCTCCGGCGACTACAACCCGCTGCACACCGACGACAAATACACCAAGGAAGTGGCCGGTTATCCGGGCGTGTTCGCCCACGGCATGCTCTCCATGGGCCTGACCGGTAAGATGGTGACCAACTATGTCGGCGACGGCCGGCTGAAGAAGTATGGCGTGCGTTTCACCAACCAGGTCTGGCCGGGCGATTCGCTGACCGCCAAGGCCACCGTGGCCGAAATCCGCGAGGAGAATGGCGAGAAGCTGGTGGACCTGACGCTGGAGACGGTGAACCAGGACGGCAAGACCGTCATCACCGGCACGGCCACGGCGCGGATCGATCCCTGA
- a CDS encoding glutathione S-transferase family protein: MKLINSVGPNPRMVRMFMAEKGLDIPMQDIDLRGGENRQEAHLKRNPSGTSPSLELDNGDYLSEITVICEYLEEKQPSPPLIGTNAEERGEARMWTRRIDLNICEPMANGFRFGEGIKMFGSRMRCLPEASDGLKAIAQDNLAKLDGWIAGKQWICGDRFTVADILLFCWLDFFKNINQPINPDHKNIQAWYDRVAARPSAAATAG, translated from the coding sequence ATGAAACTCATCAACTCGGTCGGCCCCAACCCCCGGATGGTCCGGATGTTCATGGCCGAAAAGGGCCTGGACATTCCGATGCAGGACATCGACCTGCGCGGCGGCGAAAACCGCCAGGAAGCGCATCTGAAGCGCAACCCGTCCGGCACCAGCCCCAGCCTCGAACTGGACAATGGCGACTATCTCTCCGAGATCACCGTGATCTGCGAGTATCTGGAGGAGAAGCAGCCGAGCCCGCCGCTGATCGGCACCAATGCCGAGGAACGGGGCGAGGCGCGCATGTGGACCCGCCGCATCGACCTGAACATCTGCGAGCCCATGGCCAACGGTTTCCGCTTCGGCGAGGGCATCAAGATGTTCGGCAGCCGCATGCGCTGCCTGCCGGAGGCTTCCGACGGGCTGAAGGCGATTGCCCAGGACAATCTGGCCAAGCTGGACGGCTGGATCGCCGGCAAGCAGTGGATTTGCGGCGACCGTTTCACCGTGGCCGACATCCTGTTGTTCTGCTGGCTGGATTTCTTCAAGAACATCAACCAGCCGATCAACCCGGATCACAAGAACATCCAGGCTTGGTACGACCGCGTCGCCGCCCGGCCGAGCGCGGCGGCCACCGCCGGCTGA
- a CDS encoding VOC family protein, whose translation MPDFAIKALDHVVLRVADIDRAIRFYCDVLGCREERRVESIGLVQLRAGAAMIDLVPRAAGEAEAPGNMDHFAITIQPFDPAALKAHFAAHGITLGDVARRYGAEGYGPSLYLYDPDGNQVELKGPPEA comes from the coding sequence ATGCCCGATTTCGCGATCAAGGCGCTCGACCATGTGGTGCTGCGCGTCGCCGATATCGACCGGGCGATTCGCTTCTATTGCGACGTGCTCGGCTGCCGCGAGGAACGGCGGGTGGAGAGCATCGGCCTGGTGCAGTTGCGCGCCGGCGCGGCGATGATCGACCTCGTGCCCCGCGCCGCGGGAGAGGCCGAGGCGCCCGGCAATATGGACCATTTCGCGATCACCATCCAGCCGTTCGACCCGGCGGCTCTGAAGGCCCATTTCGCCGCCCACGGCATCACACTGGGAGACGTCGCCCGACGCTATGGCGCGGAAGGCTATGGCCCCTCGCTTTACCTCTACGATCCGGACGGCAACCAGGTCGAGTTGAAGGGGCCGCCGGAGGCCTGA
- a CDS encoding fumarate hydratase C-terminal domain-containing protein yields the protein MAAGSRKTVRLKTPVRREDLESLELGDVVYLDGYVYTAREGVYRRVLTEGHKLPAGLTDLTNVSFHCSPAASVNEDGSYNIGAVTATASFRFGALIPAWFEASDCLLILGKGGMTEDDYRNVFVPRGARYLTTVGYGTGALLGRGIKRVREVHWLKELGIAQAIWVLEVENFGPFLVDSDGEGRSLFEQHNKRLNQRIEGLYDGLKQPALSRYGETDDRREELI from the coding sequence ATGGCAGCCGGAAGCCGCAAGACAGTCCGCCTGAAAACCCCGGTCCGCCGCGAGGACCTGGAGTCGCTGGAACTCGGCGACGTGGTCTATCTGGACGGGTATGTCTACACCGCGCGCGAGGGCGTCTATCGCCGCGTCCTGACCGAAGGGCACAAGCTGCCGGCGGGGCTGACCGACCTCACCAACGTCTCGTTCCACTGCTCGCCGGCGGCGAGCGTGAACGAGGACGGCAGCTACAATATCGGCGCCGTCACGGCCACCGCCAGCTTCCGCTTCGGCGCGCTGATTCCCGCCTGGTTCGAGGCGAGCGACTGCCTGCTGATCCTCGGCAAGGGCGGCATGACCGAGGACGACTACCGCAACGTCTTCGTGCCCCGCGGCGCCCGCTATCTGACCACGGTCGGCTATGGCACCGGCGCCCTGCTCGGCCGCGGCATCAAGCGCGTGCGCGAGGTGCACTGGCTCAAGGAGCTGGGCATCGCCCAGGCGATCTGGGTGCTGGAGGTGGAGAATTTCGGGCCGTTCCTGGTCGATAGCGACGGCGAGGGCCGCTCGCTGTTCGAGCAGCACAACAAGCGGCTGAACCAGCGGATCGAGGGCCTTTATGACGGCCTGAAACAGCCGGCGCTCTCCCGCTATGGCGAGACCGACGACCGGCGCGAGGAGTTAATCTGA
- a CDS encoding fumarate hydratase — protein MIHKDTLYATAHELTRRAAIEIPSDYLSGLEAMAAQESEDLSSFVLRAMLDNYKAAKEDARAMCADTGVPRFYVKVGNEAKVEGGMIALEEALRSGLAQATHDIPLRPNRVHPLWRTDNNNNVGLNAPEVEYTFEPDADWIDITTVHKGGLFGTDYRMLFPGDGIDGIKRFFLDAMIAFGKRGLACQPAIVGIGLGGSKDTCMVLGKQAACLRTVGDRNPDPKIAELERELMDMGNTIGMGPMGFVGSSMVVDCHIEVGYTHTGGMPMSVHSFCLSSRRAVARLHADGRVQYRTDPEWFTPYHRRNDVSWQPEAARQSA, from the coding sequence ATGATCCACAAAGACACACTCTACGCCACCGCCCACGAACTCACCCGCCGCGCGGCGATCGAGATCCCCTCCGACTATCTGTCGGGGCTGGAGGCCATGGCGGCCCAGGAAAGCGAGGACCTGTCGTCCTTCGTGCTGCGCGCCATGCTCGACAACTACAAGGCCGCGAAAGAGGACGCCCGCGCCATGTGCGCCGACACCGGCGTGCCCCGCTTCTATGTCAAGGTCGGCAATGAGGCCAAAGTCGAGGGCGGCATGATCGCGCTGGAGGAGGCGCTGCGCTCCGGCCTGGCTCAGGCGACGCACGACATTCCGCTCCGGCCGAACCGGGTGCATCCGCTCTGGCGGACCGACAACAACAACAATGTCGGCCTGAACGCGCCGGAGGTCGAATACACGTTCGAGCCGGATGCCGACTGGATCGACATCACCACCGTGCACAAGGGCGGCCTGTTCGGCACCGACTATCGCATGCTGTTTCCGGGCGACGGCATTGACGGCATCAAGCGGTTTTTCCTGGACGCCATGATCGCCTTCGGCAAGCGCGGCCTTGCCTGCCAGCCGGCCATTGTCGGCATCGGCCTTGGCGGCTCCAAGGACACGTGCATGGTGCTGGGCAAGCAGGCCGCCTGCCTGCGCACTGTCGGCGACCGAAACCCGGACCCGAAAATCGCCGAACTCGAGCGCGAACTGATGGACATGGGCAACACTATCGGCATGGGGCCGATGGGCTTTGTCGGCTCGTCCATGGTGGTCGATTGTCATATCGAGGTCGGCTACACCCACACGGGCGGCATGCCGATGAGCGTCCATTCCTTCTGCCTGTCGTCGCGCCGCGCCGTCGCGCGCCTCCACGCCGACGGGCGCGTGCAATACCGCACCGACCCCGAATGGTTCACCCCCTATCACCGCAGGAACGATGTTTCATGGCAGCCGGAAGCCGCAAGACAGTCCGCCTGA
- a CDS encoding pentapeptide repeat-containing protein yields MTFAFQSGRPIDLHSTNLPGVNFEDIRLTAGNIRNVKWRRTILKRADLTDAIATEANFTGADLREAKLIRTDLQRAILVDTDLRRANLTDANLDGADLSSADLRGAKVTVEQLALATVSPETELPAGITHAAVAAAKAARRDLPEGAIASPAP; encoded by the coding sequence ATGACATTTGCATTTCAGTCAGGACGGCCGATCGATCTGCATAGCACCAATTTGCCTGGCGTGAATTTCGAAGACATTCGGTTGACCGCAGGCAATATCCGCAACGTGAAATGGCGCCGAACGATCCTGAAGCGGGCCGATCTGACAGACGCCATCGCCACCGAGGCAAACTTCACCGGCGCAGACCTTCGAGAGGCGAAACTCATTCGGACCGACCTGCAAAGGGCCATTTTGGTCGATACGGACTTGCGGCGAGCAAATCTTACCGACGCGAATCTCGATGGCGCCGACCTCTCGAGCGCGGATTTGCGCGGCGCCAAGGTGACAGTGGAACAGTTGGCGCTGGCGACGGTTTCGCCCGAGACCGAATTGCCGGCCGGTATCACGCATGCCGCGGTCGCTGCCGCCAAAGCCGCCCGCCGAGACCTGCCCGAGGGAGCCATAGCGAGCCCAGCCCCATGA
- a CDS encoding protein-L-isoaspartate(D-aspartate) O-methyltransferase, whose protein sequence is MTDSPAKRLVRHLKAEGIRDLRVLTAMEAVPRDRFVPLDQRDLAWENTALPIGYRQTISQPSVVAMMTEALDVQPGHKVLEIGTGSGYQAAVLAHLGAEVFTIEYVPELAERARDALAALGVRRVHVRAGDGNLGWPEEAPFDRIIATAVAPRLPPRLMEQLKPDGVLVMPLDQPAFGENLVRVTLGADGEPHIHRFCPVRFVPFVGSAEAPP, encoded by the coding sequence ATGACCGACTCCCCCGCCAAACGCCTTGTCCGCCACCTGAAGGCCGAGGGCATTCGCGACCTGCGCGTGTTGACCGCGATGGAGGCCGTGCCGCGCGACCGGTTCGTGCCCCTGGACCAGCGCGACCTGGCCTGGGAGAACACGGCGCTGCCCATCGGCTATCGCCAGACCATCAGCCAGCCGAGCGTGGTCGCCATGATGACCGAGGCGCTGGACGTGCAGCCCGGCCACAAGGTGCTGGAGATCGGCACCGGCAGCGGCTACCAGGCCGCGGTGCTGGCGCATCTGGGGGCGGAGGTCTTCACCATCGAATACGTGCCCGAACTGGCGGAGCGCGCCCGCGATGCCCTGGCCGCGCTTGGCGTGAGGCGCGTGCATGTCCGCGCCGGCGACGGCAATCTCGGCTGGCCGGAGGAAGCGCCGTTCGACCGCATCATCGCCACCGCCGTCGCCCCTCGCCTGCCGCCCCGCCTGATGGAGCAATTGAAGCCCGACGGCGTCCTGGTCATGCCGCTGGACCAGCCGGCATTCGGCGAGAATCTGGTGCGGGTGACGCTGGGGGCCGACGGCGAACCCCATATCCACCGCTTCTGCCCGGTGCGCTTCGTGCCCTTTGTCGGCAGCGCGGAGGCGCCGCCGTGA
- a CDS encoding hydantoinase B/oxoprolinase family protein has product MSAATTPNAPDPITVSVVQHRLTAIVEEMGEAMLRTSYSQILNSSRDFSTAICDAEVRLVAQAEHIPVHVGALTWALKEVVERFGDSVKQGDLYLLNDPYRGGSHLPDVTAFVPVFADGKLLFWTINRAHHSDIGGSTHGAYNPEATEIFHEGIRLPPIKLYDQGVCRDDLLDLLALNTRLPRDFRGDLAAQLGSVRLGERRLEALFADFGAETVVASVEQILDGAERQARAAVAAWPDGVYEGSAWLDDDGFGREDILIHAKVTVKGDAIEIDMTGSDPESRGFVNSSHANTQSAIAMAFSFLLDPQTPKNSGTIRPLTVKLQQGTIVWPNEGLPVTMCTSHCGNEIIEAVIVALSQATPERAMGGWGRRLRLAIQGDDPRTGKRFIWHMFHARPGGGGSIAGDGWHTSGEWHSAGGLKFGSVEVAEVRFPLLFKSHEFRSGSGGRGRFRGGVGAVMEMQVETAGPARANTAGDGIRHGARGIAGGEDGAPHDYRLVHAADGSVDKLKTKVEGIPVQPGDVFRVHSGGGGGWGPVAKRDPKLDALDETLGLV; this is encoded by the coding sequence ATGTCCGCTGCAACGACGCCCAACGCGCCCGACCCCATCACTGTCTCGGTCGTTCAGCACCGGCTGACCGCCATTGTCGAGGAGATGGGGGAGGCGATGCTGCGCACGTCCTATTCGCAAATCCTCAACTCCTCGCGCGATTTCTCCACCGCTATCTGCGATGCAGAGGTGCGCCTGGTGGCGCAGGCGGAGCATATCCCCGTGCATGTGGGCGCGCTGACCTGGGCGTTGAAGGAGGTGGTGGAGCGCTTCGGCGACAGCGTGAAACAGGGCGACCTCTACCTGCTGAACGACCCCTATCGCGGCGGCTCGCACCTGCCGGACGTGACGGCGTTCGTGCCGGTGTTTGCGGACGGCAAGCTGCTGTTCTGGACCATCAACCGCGCCCACCATTCCGATATCGGCGGCTCCACCCACGGCGCCTACAACCCGGAGGCGACGGAGATTTTCCACGAGGGCATCCGCCTGCCGCCGATCAAGCTCTACGACCAGGGCGTCTGCCGCGACGACCTGTTGGACCTGCTGGCGCTCAACACCCGCCTGCCGCGCGATTTCCGCGGCGATCTGGCGGCGCAGCTCGGCTCCGTGCGCCTGGGCGAGCGACGGCTGGAGGCGTTGTTTGCCGATTTCGGCGCCGAGACCGTGGTCGCCTCGGTCGAGCAGATCCTGGACGGCGCCGAGCGCCAGGCCCGCGCCGCCGTCGCCGCCTGGCCGGACGGCGTCTATGAGGGCTCGGCCTGGCTGGACGACGACGGGTTCGGGCGCGAGGACATCCTGATCCACGCCAAGGTGACGGTGAAGGGCGATGCCATCGAAATCGACATGACCGGCTCGGACCCGGAAAGCCGGGGCTTCGTCAACTCCTCCCATGCCAACACGCAAAGCGCCATCGCCATGGCGTTCTCGTTCCTGCTGGACCCGCAAACGCCGAAAAACTCCGGCACGATCCGGCCTTTGACCGTGAAGTTGCAGCAAGGGACCATTGTCTGGCCGAACGAGGGCCTGCCGGTGACCATGTGCACCAGCCATTGCGGCAACGAGATCATCGAGGCGGTGATCGTCGCGCTCAGCCAGGCGACGCCGGAACGGGCCATGGGCGGCTGGGGGCGGCGGCTCAGGCTGGCGATCCAGGGCGACGACCCGCGCACCGGCAAGCGCTTCATCTGGCACATGTTCCACGCCCGGCCGGGCGGTGGCGGCTCGATCGCCGGCGATGGCTGGCACACCTCCGGTGAGTGGCATTCCGCCGGTGGCCTGAAATTCGGCTCGGTCGAGGTGGCGGAGGTGCGCTTTCCGCTGCTGTTCAAGAGCCACGAATTCCGGTCCGGCTCCGGCGGGCGCGGCCGGTTCCGCGGCGGCGTCGGCGCGGTGATGGAGATGCAGGTGGAAACCGCCGGCCCGGCCCGCGCCAACACCGCCGGCGACGGCATCCGCCACGGCGCCCGCGGCATTGCCGGCGGCGAGGACGGGGCGCCACACGACTACCGGCTGGTCCATGCCGCCGATGGCTCGGTCGACAAGCTCAAGACCAAGGTGGAGGGCATTCCGGTGCAGCCGGGCGACGTGTTCCGCGTCCATTCCGGTGGTGGCGGCGGCTGGGGGCCGGTCGCCAAGCGCGACCCGAAGCTGGACGCTCTCGACGAGACGCTGGGGTTGGTCTAG
- a CDS encoding quinone oxidoreductase produces MAQTHQAPQAILLRDHGGPEVLRLEDIAVATPGPGEVRLRQSAVGVNFHDCYVRSGLYRTLKLPGIPGLEGAGTVEAVGAGVTGFAPGDRVAYFSAAYGGYASHRLIAADRLVKIPAGVSETVAASLMIKGLTAGMLVKKVHAIGPGDTVLVHAAAGGVGLLLCQWARHLGARVLGTAGSAEKAALARQAGCEAVILYREEDFVARVRDLTDGQGVTVAYDSVGKDTFYGSMDCLAPLGHLVNFGQSSGPIEPMAVSLLSKGSYSLTRPMLFHYCATRPALEAMAADLFAAVAGGVLSVPEPAALPLAEAAEAHRRLEARETTGALVLTP; encoded by the coding sequence ATGGCCCAAACCCACCAGGCCCCCCAAGCCATCCTGCTCCGCGACCATGGCGGCCCGGAGGTCCTGCGCCTGGAGGACATAGCCGTCGCCACTCCCGGCCCCGGCGAGGTGCGCCTGCGCCAGAGTGCGGTGGGCGTGAACTTCCACGATTGCTATGTGCGCTCCGGCCTCTACCGGACCCTGAAACTGCCGGGCATTCCCGGCCTGGAGGGCGCGGGCACGGTCGAGGCGGTTGGCGCAGGCGTCACGGGCTTCGCGCCCGGCGACCGCGTCGCCTATTTCTCGGCGGCCTATGGCGGCTATGCCAGCCATCGCCTGATTGCGGCCGACCGTCTGGTGAAAATCCCCGCGGGCGTGAGCGAGACCGTGGCCGCCTCGCTGATGATCAAGGGCCTGACCGCCGGCATGCTGGTCAAAAAGGTCCACGCCATCGGCCCCGGCGACACCGTGCTGGTGCATGCGGCGGCGGGTGGGGTCGGCCTGCTGCTCTGCCAGTGGGCCCGGCATCTGGGCGCCCGCGTCCTGGGCACGGCCGGCAGCGCGGAGAAAGCCGCCCTCGCCCGCCAGGCCGGATGCGAGGCGGTCATTCTCTACCGCGAAGAGGACTTCGTCGCCCGCGTCCGGGACCTGACCGACGGCCAGGGCGTCACCGTCGCCTACGATTCCGTCGGCAAGGACACGTTCTATGGCTCCATGGACTGCCTCGCGCCGCTGGGCCATCTGGTGAATTTCGGCCAGTCCTCCGGCCCGATCGAGCCCATGGCGGTGTCGCTGCTGAGCAAGGGTTCCTACAGCCTCACCCGGCCGATGCTGTTCCATTACTGCGCCACCCGGCCGGCGCTCGAAGCCATGGCGGCCGACCTGTTCGCCGCCGTCGCCGGTGGCGTCCTGAGCGTGCCGGAGCCCGCCGCCCTGCCGCTTGCCGAGGCGGCCGAAGCCCATCGCCGGCTGGAAGCGCGCGAGACGACCGGCGCCCTCGTCCTCACCCCCTGA